The following proteins are co-located in the Rippkaea orientalis PCC 8801 genome:
- the argS gene encoding arginine--tRNA ligase, translating into MTSINEQLTNYFIQALVKAFGAEFSDIDPIVVPASNPKFGDYQANIALSLAKKLGEQPRAIAQKIIDNLSLEDLGELPTIAGPGFINIKIKPTYLATQLKVQQNSSSLGVTKADPIEKIIVDFSSPNIAKEMHVGHLRSTIIGDCIARILEVRGHQVLRLNHVGDWGTQFGMLIAYLAEVYPDALTTADALDIGDLVTFYKQAKKRFDEDEKFQETARNQVVKLQAGDSQTRHAWQLLCEQSRREFQVIYDILDINITERGESFYNPLLEDIIKELDHQGLLKKDAGAQCVFLDGFTNKSGDPLPLIVQKSDGGYNYATTDLAALKYRITQDQAERIIYVTDAGQANHFAQVFQVAKKAHIIPKNVEIIHVPFGLVKGEDGKKLKTRSGTTIKLRDLLDEAVIYARQDLEKRLAEEGRQESEDFIANVSQVVGISAVKYADLSQNRTSDYIFSYDKMLALQGNTAPYMLYAYARIQSISREGNIDFESLQQEAKIILQEETEIELGKYLLQLSEVIEEVEKTLLPNRLCDYLYELSKKFNRFYENCPVLKSEEPLRTSRLLLCDLTARTLKLGLSLLGIPVLERM; encoded by the coding sequence ATGACATCTATTAACGAGCAACTCACCAATTATTTTATTCAAGCTTTAGTTAAAGCTTTTGGGGCTGAATTTTCTGATATTGACCCTATAGTAGTTCCTGCAAGTAATCCTAAATTCGGGGATTATCAAGCTAATATTGCGTTGTCTTTAGCCAAAAAATTAGGCGAACAACCTAGAGCGATCGCCCAAAAGATCATTGATAATTTATCCTTAGAAGATCTCGGAGAACTTCCCACCATAGCAGGTCCAGGATTTATCAATATTAAAATTAAACCAACCTATTTAGCAACTCAACTTAAAGTTCAACAAAATAGTTCTAGTTTAGGAGTAACAAAAGCTGACCCAATCGAAAAAATTATTGTTGATTTTTCTAGCCCCAATATTGCCAAAGAAATGCACGTTGGACATCTTCGTTCTACCATTATTGGTGATTGTATTGCTCGCATTTTAGAAGTCCGAGGTCATCAGGTTTTAAGACTCAATCATGTGGGAGATTGGGGGACTCAATTTGGGATGTTAATTGCCTACCTTGCAGAAGTTTATCCCGATGCCTTAACCACAGCAGATGCCCTAGATATTGGTGATTTAGTTACTTTTTATAAGCAAGCTAAAAAACGGTTTGATGAAGACGAAAAGTTTCAAGAAACGGCTAGAAATCAAGTAGTTAAATTACAAGCAGGCGATAGTCAAACTCGTCATGCTTGGCAGTTACTTTGTGAGCAATCGCGCCGAGAATTTCAAGTAATTTATGATATCTTAGATATTAATATTACCGAAAGAGGAGAATCTTTTTATAATCCCTTACTTGAGGATATTATTAAAGAATTAGATCACCAAGGACTGCTGAAAAAAGATGCGGGTGCACAATGCGTTTTTCTCGATGGATTTACCAATAAATCTGGTGATCCTTTACCCTTAATTGTACAAAAATCTGACGGAGGTTATAATTATGCAACAACCGATTTAGCAGCCTTAAAATATCGTATTACTCAAGATCAAGCAGAACGTATTATCTATGTAACCGATGCAGGACAAGCTAATCATTTTGCCCAAGTATTCCAAGTGGCTAAAAAAGCCCATATTATCCCTAAAAATGTAGAAATTATTCACGTTCCTTTTGGATTAGTTAAAGGAGAAGACGGCAAGAAATTAAAAACCCGTTCAGGAACCACGATTAAACTAAGAGACTTATTAGATGAAGCGGTGATTTATGCGCGTCAAGATCTTGAAAAAAGATTAGCAGAGGAAGGAAGACAAGAATCTGAAGACTTTATCGCTAATGTATCTCAAGTGGTGGGAATTAGTGCCGTTAAATACGCTGATTTAAGTCAAAATCGGACTAGCGATTATATCTTTAGTTACGATAAAATGTTAGCCCTTCAAGGCAATACAGCACCCTATATGCTCTATGCTTATGCAAGAATACAAAGTATTAGTCGGGAAGGCAATATTGACTTTGAAAGTTTGCAGCAAGAAGCTAAAATTATCCTGCAAGAAGAAACGGAAATTGAGTTAGGAAAATACCTATTACAATTAAGCGAAGTTATTGAAGAAGTGGAAAAAACGTTACTTCCTAACCGTTTATGTGATTACCTATACGAATTGAGTAAAAAATTTAACCGATTCTATGAAAACTGTCCCGTCCTAAAATCAGAAGAACCCTTACGGACATCGCGTTTATTATTATGTGATTTAACAGCCAGAACGCTGAAGTTAGGGTTATCCTTATTAGGTATTCCAGTGTTAGAAAGAATGTAA
- a CDS encoding ATP-grasp domain-containing protein — MDLLEYQAKELFHRVGIPILPSQPIANLSEIKRLQIPYPVVLKSQVRSGGRGKAGGIRFVENTIDAIAAAQAIFSLPILGEYPEVILAEARYNTQAEFFLCVLFDYQLQCPVLLGSSQGGIEVENLLSHIEKVVLDGEFSPFYARRLAIKMGLEGKLIHAVSSIIEKMYQLFREKDLDWIEINPLAVSPTGEVMALDGKIAVNDSALPRHQDLLDLLTSQQSKASSMTLTSGKAEPWPPILQHLRSTSSKGEVGIISNSWGLALTTWDLLVKQKGKPDCAFVMLEKKPEKSIIEQFSLALAQAMQLTHLQVILINILGSPETAEAIAQAIADYYEPYSKQKNEDRLPRPTGANTSERQGRRQNQTRSLSVTEPLPLVVRLVGGDIDAIKQHLSGLTIYWQEDLETAITQTLLSTSAKQ; from the coding sequence ATGGACTTACTCGAATACCAAGCTAAAGAACTTTTCCATCGTGTAGGCATTCCCATTTTGCCTTCCCAACCCATAGCCAATCTCAGCGAGATCAAACGTCTCCAGATTCCCTATCCCGTCGTATTAAAATCTCAAGTCCGTTCGGGGGGACGTGGCAAAGCTGGAGGAATTCGCTTTGTCGAAAATACCATCGATGCGATCGCAGCAGCCCAAGCCATTTTTAGTCTACCGATTTTAGGAGAATATCCCGAAGTAATCCTCGCAGAAGCTCGCTACAACACCCAAGCGGAATTTTTTCTCTGTGTTCTGTTTGATTATCAACTGCAATGTCCCGTATTACTCGGTTCATCCCAAGGGGGAATTGAAGTCGAAAACCTCTTAAGTCACATCGAAAAAGTGGTCTTAGATGGTGAATTTTCGCCTTTTTATGCCCGTCGGTTAGCCATTAAGATGGGACTCGAAGGTAAACTCATCCACGCAGTGAGTTCGATTATTGAAAAAATGTACCAGCTTTTTCGGGAAAAAGACCTAGATTGGATAGAAATTAATCCCCTGGCCGTCAGTCCCACCGGAGAAGTCATGGCACTCGATGGTAAAATTGCCGTCAACGATAGTGCCCTTCCTCGTCATCAGGACCTCCTAGATCTGTTAACCTCCCAACAGTCTAAGGCCTCTAGTATGACCTTAACCTCAGGAAAAGCCGAACCGTGGCCGCCTATCCTACAACATCTACGATCAACCTCCAGCAAAGGAGAAGTCGGCATTATTAGTAATAGTTGGGGACTCGCTTTAACCACCTGGGATCTCTTAGTGAAGCAGAAGGGAAAACCCGATTGTGCTTTTGTTATGCTCGAAAAAAAGCCCGAAAAATCTATCATAGAACAATTTTCCCTAGCCTTAGCTCAGGCGATGCAATTAACGCATTTACAGGTTATCCTAATCAATATTTTAGGCAGTCCTGAAACCGCCGAGGCCATAGCCCAAGCGATCGCAGACTATTATGAACCGTACTCCAAGCAAAAAAATGAAGATCGCTTACCCCGACCCACAGGAGCCAATACTTCCGAACGTCAAGGTCGTCGCCAAAATCAAACCCGTTCTCTATCAGTGACTGAACCGTTACCCTTGGTGGTGCGTCTTGTGGGAGGGGATATTGACGCAATTAAACAACATCTTTCTGGTTTAACGATTTATTGGCAGGAAGACTTAGAAACAGCGATAACCCAGACACTATTATCAACAAGTGCGAAACAATAA
- a CDS encoding HlyD family efflux transporter periplasmic adaptor subunit produces the protein MSQSNGNENKGAIVPQNGANGHNALTKSEGNDHLFGQNFLVPINSEQAVILRQSPIWSRAVVWTIVGVTTASVIWAAVATIEQVVTAKGQLKPQDTVKEIQAPLNGVVEEVLVKDGDRVKKGQVLVSMDSESTKAELVSLTKVKQSLQQENKFYRTLMNQSLDPLQVQTEIIKLKLPPEVAALALNRTSLIVENQLYGIQLGESSAGSELSLDQVARLRAAKAELDSRAMAAQLEMEQLEKQLRQTQVQLADAKKQLTDDQKVLAEIQQRNTEARAEAQKALKIEEGILKNVEPLLEEGALAQLQVEKQKQAIAERRQRLTEQIANGTIEYDKQRQQIQDRTAEIARFEQEERRLELAIAQANAKLNNTVVLTEKEVRDKISQNKQRIADIDSQLTKIIVENDKKIAETDSEISRTNVTLKYQEIKAPVSGTVFDLKATTGYVPPPNQTEPLLKIVPDDQLVAEVDVTNEDIGFVRTGQKADIRIDSFPFSEFGDIKGEVIAIGSDALEPNEIHKYYRFPTKIKLDEQVLRSSGREIPLQSGMSVSVNIKVRENRTVLSLATELFTKKVESLKQVR, from the coding sequence ATGAGTCAAAGTAATGGAAATGAGAATAAGGGAGCGATTGTTCCCCAAAATGGAGCGAATGGCCATAACGCCCTGACAAAATCTGAAGGCAACGACCATCTCTTTGGTCAAAACTTCCTTGTCCCCATCAATTCTGAACAAGCGGTGATTCTGCGTCAATCTCCCATTTGGTCACGCGCCGTAGTTTGGACAATTGTGGGAGTAACAACGGCCTCGGTCATTTGGGCTGCCGTGGCCACCATTGAACAAGTGGTCACAGCCAAAGGACAACTTAAACCCCAAGACACCGTCAAGGAAATTCAAGCTCCTCTCAATGGCGTGGTTGAAGAGGTTTTAGTTAAAGATGGCGATCGCGTTAAAAAAGGACAAGTTCTCGTATCGATGGATTCTGAGTCTACTAAAGCCGAATTAGTCTCCTTAACCAAAGTTAAACAATCTTTGCAACAAGAGAACAAATTTTATCGCACGTTGATGAATCAGTCGCTTGATCCGCTTCAAGTGCAAACCGAGATAATCAAGCTGAAACTCCCCCCAGAAGTGGCTGCTTTAGCCCTTAACCGTACTAGCTTAATCGTTGAAAATCAACTTTATGGGATTCAATTAGGAGAATCTAGTGCAGGGAGTGAACTGAGTCTCGATCAAGTGGCTCGACTTCGAGCAGCCAAAGCCGAATTAGATTCAAGGGCGATGGCTGCTCAATTGGAAATGGAACAACTTGAGAAACAATTGCGACAAACCCAAGTACAGTTAGCGGATGCCAAAAAGCAATTAACTGATGATCAAAAAGTCTTAGCGGAAATTCAACAACGCAATACAGAAGCTAGAGCAGAAGCCCAAAAGGCGTTAAAAATTGAAGAAGGAATCCTAAAAAATGTAGAACCGTTATTAGAAGAAGGCGCTCTTGCTCAATTGCAAGTTGAAAAACAAAAACAAGCGATTGCTGAAAGAAGACAACGCCTCACCGAACAGATTGCTAACGGAACTATTGAATACGATAAACAACGACAACAAATTCAGGATCGCACGGCTGAGATTGCTCGTTTTGAACAAGAAGAACGACGCTTAGAATTAGCTATTGCTCAAGCGAATGCTAAGTTAAATAATACTGTTGTTCTTACGGAAAAAGAAGTGCGAGATAAAATTTCACAAAACAAACAAAGAATCGCTGATATTGATAGCCAGTTAACCAAAATCATTGTAGAAAATGACAAGAAAATTGCTGAAACTGACAGCGAAATTAGTCGTACTAATGTCACTTTAAAGTATCAAGAAATTAAAGCTCCTGTTAGTGGAACTGTCTTTGATTTAAAAGCTACTACTGGTTATGTTCCTCCTCCGAATCAAACAGAACCTTTATTAAAAATTGTGCCGGATGATCAGCTAGTAGCTGAAGTTGATGTCACCAATGAAGATATTGGGTTTGTTCGGACTGGACAAAAAGCAGATATCCGCATTGATTCTTTTCCCTTTAGTGAATTTGGAGATATTAAAGGCGAAGTCATTGCCATTGGTTCAGATGCCTTAGAACCTAATGAAATTCATAAATATTATCGCTTTCCAACTAAAATTAAGTTAGATGAACAAGTCCTAAGATCATCGGGTCGGGAAATTCCTCTACAGTCTGGAATGTCGGTTAGTGTTAACATTAAAGTCCGAGAAAATCGAACTGTATTGAGTTTAGCAACTGAATTGTTTACTAAGAAAGTTGAAAGTCTTAAACAAGTCCGTTAG
- a CDS encoding peptidase domain-containing ABC transporter, with the protein MTYTSDNLPNLLQNTAPFEHLPQSVIQQLINRSQPWRYHMGQVILMREKMPSGIMILLEGKARLLGYDPRTKMPLTLKLLEPGAIIGGVNVIRGVPCETAIASTECVTVMVDQGEFLDLFNEYPAFGSFFKDDCSLIELFELLGKQLDQQAQGMGNLKELAQEILPDTKIYYLSPGKLAPEDLIPLQDPDTVWLVSGGGTLANCPVGTQLNQHGTIPLLEVPGEQPVRLVGFPLIEWQNLGNLAQESTNQANLTAIPDTPHLMTDTAEDIPYAEAELVGKEIELPSDKNLKGKGKAYPVIRGNTPLSIGIACFQMLSQYFGMPFRRDVIRRILADQLQRTGNLSLPLCGAIVELMGLNAQLITIRAKSFTQLKTPALINWQDSLAVLYEASDRQIVVAVPELGLIHRSPEEFLRSWGEQGDVLLLQTTKNTPQERFGLHWFIPSLIKYRRVLTEVLIASFFVQLFGLANPLMIQVIIDKVIVQNSSDTLQVLGVFLLIIAIFEALLTTLRTYLFVDTTNRIDMSLGSEIIDHLLRLPLQYFEKRPVGEISTRVNELENIRQFLTGTALTVVLDAIFSVVYVVVMVIYSPLLTLVALGIIPFFIAMTLIFSPTIRRQLRAKAERNAETQSYLVEVMSGIQTVKAQNIELRSRWQWQDKYARYVSAGFDTVITSTLASSTSNFLNKLSGLLVLWVGAYLVLDQKLSLGQLIAFRIIASYVTSPILRLTQLWQNFQETALSLERLADIVDTPQEAEEDRQNIPMPLIQGAVKYENVCFRFKQHGPLQLYNVNIDFPPGTFIAIVGQSGAGKSTLTKLISRLYEPESGRILIDGYDISKVELYSLRRQVGVVPQDTLLFDGTVQENIALTNPDASTEEIIEAATVAAAHDFIMSLPSGYNTRVGERGAALSGGQRQRIAIARSVLQNPRILVLDEATSALDYATEQQVCTNLLEAMSDRTVLFITHRLGSIRNADVIVMMDAGSVVEQGTHEELMAMKGRYYYLYQQQEANQ; encoded by the coding sequence ATGACTTATACTAGCGACAATTTACCCAATTTGCTGCAAAATACTGCCCCTTTTGAGCATCTTCCCCAGTCAGTGATTCAACAGTTGATTAACCGTAGTCAACCTTGGCGTTATCACATGGGACAAGTAATCCTGATGCGGGAAAAAATGCCCTCTGGGATCATGATTTTACTCGAAGGTAAAGCACGACTCCTCGGTTATGATCCTCGGACAAAAATGCCCCTAACCCTAAAATTGCTCGAACCGGGGGCAATTATTGGCGGAGTTAACGTCATCAGAGGAGTTCCCTGTGAAACGGCGATCGCCTCCACCGAATGCGTAACGGTCATGGTCGATCAAGGGGAATTTCTTGACCTATTCAATGAATATCCAGCATTTGGGTCATTCTTTAAAGACGACTGTAGCCTGATAGAATTATTTGAACTCTTAGGGAAACAACTCGATCAACAAGCCCAAGGAATGGGCAATCTTAAGGAATTAGCCCAAGAAATCCTCCCTGATACCAAAATTTACTATCTCAGTCCCGGCAAGCTGGCCCCTGAAGACCTCATCCCCCTACAAGATCCCGATACCGTCTGGTTAGTGAGTGGGGGAGGAACCCTGGCGAATTGTCCTGTGGGAACTCAACTCAATCAACACGGGACAATTCCCCTCCTAGAAGTCCCCGGAGAACAGCCTGTGCGGTTAGTCGGGTTTCCTCTGATTGAATGGCAAAACCTAGGAAATTTAGCCCAAGAATCAACGAATCAAGCCAATCTCACGGCAATACCCGACACGCCACACCTGATGACCGATACCGCCGAAGATATTCCCTATGCTGAGGCAGAATTGGTCGGAAAAGAAATTGAACTCCCCTCAGATAAGAATTTAAAGGGTAAAGGAAAGGCTTATCCTGTCATTCGAGGCAATACTCCTTTGAGCATTGGGATTGCTTGTTTTCAGATGCTCAGTCAATATTTCGGGATGCCTTTCCGCCGGGATGTGATTCGGCGCATTTTAGCCGATCAACTGCAACGGACGGGAAATCTTTCCTTACCCCTATGTGGGGCAATTGTCGAATTAATGGGACTCAATGCCCAATTAATCACGATTCGGGCTAAATCCTTTACCCAACTCAAAACCCCCGCCTTAATCAACTGGCAAGACAGTTTAGCGGTACTCTATGAAGCCAGCGATCGCCAGATCGTTGTCGCGGTTCCCGAATTGGGACTAATTCACCGTTCCCCTGAAGAGTTTCTGCGCAGTTGGGGAGAACAAGGAGACGTTTTATTACTACAGACAACAAAAAATACCCCTCAAGAACGGTTTGGGTTGCATTGGTTTATCCCTTCTCTCATTAAATACCGTCGCGTTTTAACGGAAGTCTTAATCGCTTCCTTTTTCGTGCAACTGTTTGGATTAGCCAATCCCTTGATGATTCAGGTGATCATCGATAAGGTCATTGTGCAAAATAGTTCAGATACCTTGCAAGTTTTAGGGGTTTTCCTCTTAATTATCGCTATTTTTGAAGCCCTATTAACCACCCTGCGAACCTATCTTTTTGTTGATACCACCAACCGAATTGATATGAGTTTGGGGTCAGAAATTATCGACCACCTGCTACGCTTACCCCTGCAATATTTTGAAAAGCGACCCGTGGGGGAAATTTCCACTAGGGTCAATGAACTCGAAAATATTCGTCAGTTTCTCACGGGAACCGCCCTAACCGTGGTACTCGATGCCATATTTTCCGTGGTCTATGTGGTGGTTATGGTCATCTACAGCCCCCTGTTAACCTTAGTGGCCTTGGGCATTATTCCCTTTTTCATTGCGATGACCTTGATCTTTTCTCCCACCATTCGCCGTCAATTACGCGCTAAAGCCGAACGAAACGCCGAAACTCAGTCCTATTTAGTAGAGGTCATGTCTGGGATTCAAACCGTCAAGGCACAAAATATTGAACTGCGATCGCGCTGGCAATGGCAAGACAAATACGCCCGTTACGTCTCGGCCGGCTTTGATACGGTGATTACTTCCACCCTAGCCAGTTCTACGAGTAATTTTCTCAACAAACTCTCAGGACTCTTGGTGCTTTGGGTGGGAGCCTATTTAGTCCTCGATCAGAAACTTAGCTTAGGACAATTGATCGCTTTCCGCATTATTGCCAGTTACGTCACCTCACCGATTTTACGACTGACCCAACTTTGGCAAAATTTCCAAGAAACCGCCCTTTCATTGGAACGGTTAGCCGATATTGTCGATACGCCCCAAGAAGCAGAAGAGGATCGGCAAAATATCCCCATGCCTTTGATTCAAGGGGCAGTTAAATACGAAAATGTCTGTTTTCGCTTTAAACAACATGGCCCCTTGCAACTGTACAACGTCAATATTGATTTTCCCCCCGGCACGTTTATCGCCATTGTTGGGCAAAGTGGAGCCGGAAAAAGTACCCTCACCAAATTAATTTCACGGCTGTATGAGCCAGAATCGGGACGGATTCTCATTGATGGCTATGATATTTCTAAAGTCGAACTCTATTCGCTGCGTCGTCAGGTGGGAGTCGTTCCCCAAGATACCCTCTTATTTGATGGAACAGTTCAGGAAAATATCGCCCTGACTAACCCCGATGCCAGTACTGAGGAAATTATTGAAGCGGCGACCGTAGCAGCCGCCCATGACTTTATTATGAGCTTGCCGAGTGGGTACAATACCAGGGTAGGGGAAAGAGGCGCAGCCCTATCCGGGGGACAACGCCAACGGATTGCGATCGCCCGTTCCGTCTTACAAAATCCCCGTATTTTAGTCCTCGATGAAGCCACCAGTGCCCTCGACTATGCTACTGAACAACAGGTTTGTACTAATTTATTAGAAGCGATGAGCGATCGCACTGTCTTGTTTATTACCCACCGTCTGGGGTCTATTAGAAATGCTGATGTTATCGTTATGATGGATGCCGGATCAGTCGTAGAACAGGGAACTCATGAAGAATTAATGGCCATGAAAGGACGATACTACTATTTGTATCAGCAACAGGAAGCGAATCAGTAA
- a CDS encoding peptidylprolyl isomerase: MTVVLQIGDQELSEPDLYPLLAQYKLLPQLAKEIIIDQAIASIDCTPEEETLGRQQFYQKHQIANETQLQEWVKYHGITPEQLAHLTVRDIKLEKFKKLTWEHQLESYFLKSKGKLDRVVYSLIRTKDPGIAQELYFRIAEGESSFTELAKQYSQGAEAQTGGLIGPVELNVPHPTISQILSTSQPGQLSPPHRVGEWFVILRLEKYLTAQLDEATKGRLLNELFQEWLSNELKKVTFEGTGNREQATV, encoded by the coding sequence ATGACTGTTGTCTTACAAATTGGTGACCAAGAGCTCTCAGAGCCAGATTTATATCCTCTGTTGGCGCAATATAAACTTTTACCGCAATTAGCGAAAGAAATCATTATTGATCAAGCGATCGCGTCCATTGACTGCACCCCAGAAGAAGAAACCCTAGGAAGACAGCAATTTTATCAAAAACACCAAATTGCCAATGAAACCCAACTCCAAGAATGGGTTAAATACCATGGTATAACGCCTGAACAGTTAGCGCATCTAACCGTGCGGGATATTAAACTCGAAAAGTTCAAAAAACTGACCTGGGAACATCAACTCGAAAGTTATTTCCTAAAATCCAAAGGAAAACTTGATCGTGTGGTTTATTCGCTGATTCGCACAAAAGACCCTGGAATTGCCCAAGAACTCTACTTTCGGATTGCCGAAGGAGAAAGTTCCTTTACAGAATTAGCCAAACAATACTCCCAAGGTGCAGAAGCGCAAACCGGAGGATTAATTGGCCCCGTTGAGTTGAATGTTCCCCATCCGACTATCTCCCAGATTTTGTCCACCAGTCAACCCGGACAACTCTCTCCCCCTCACCGAGTGGGAGAGTGGTTTGTTATTCTACGGTTAGAAAAGTACCTCACCGCTCAACTTGATGAAGCAACAAAGGGACGACTGCTTAACGAACTGTTTCAAGAATGGTTATCCAATGAACTTAAAAAGGTAACATTTGAGGGAACAGGGAATAGGGAACAAGCAACAGTGTAG
- a CDS encoding ComF family protein → MLKGFLSLFLQENCPLCERSTPETICFYCQKQLKSCQAKVPSQFWLGDLPLFVWGYYDGKLKQAITALKYNKHEQIGELLGVWLGESWLNFSLPKSLPSLTVIPIPLHPQKQKERGFNQAEIIAQGFCQITRYPLDLKVLKRVKQTEAMFGLNSQQRHENIKQAFQVETSLKKGKPPLTVLLVDDIYTTGTTAQEATRMLRQQGIKVLGVAAIAKPH, encoded by the coding sequence ATGTTAAAAGGTTTTTTATCGTTATTTCTTCAAGAAAATTGTCCTTTATGTGAGCGTTCTACTCCTGAAACAATATGCTTTTATTGTCAGAAACAATTAAAAAGTTGTCAAGCTAAAGTCCCTAGTCAATTTTGGTTAGGAGATTTACCTTTATTCGTTTGGGGTTATTACGATGGTAAATTAAAACAGGCCATTACTGCTCTCAAATATAATAAACATGAACAGATTGGAGAATTATTAGGGGTCTGGTTAGGAGAAAGTTGGCTCAATTTTTCTCTCCCTAAGTCTCTTCCTTCTTTAACAGTTATTCCTATTCCTTTGCATCCCCAAAAACAAAAAGAACGAGGATTCAATCAAGCAGAAATCATCGCTCAAGGCTTTTGCCAAATTACACGGTATCCTTTAGATCTTAAAGTCCTAAAAAGAGTTAAACAAACTGAGGCTATGTTTGGGTTAAATTCCCAACAAAGACACGAAAATATTAAACAAGCTTTTCAGGTAGAAACATCCCTCAAAAAAGGTAAACCCCCCCTCACAGTTCTTCTCGTTGATGATATTTACACCACTGGAACAACTGCTCAAGAAGCAACACGAATGTTACGTCAGCAAGGGATTAAAGTGTTAGGAGTCGCTGCGATCGCCAAACCTCATTAA
- a CDS encoding photosystem II reaction center protein K, with product MEAALLLAKLPEAYQIFDPLVDVLPIIPLFFLALAFVWQAAVGFK from the coding sequence ATGGAAGCAGCCCTGCTCTTGGCAAAATTGCCCGAAGCTTATCAAATTTTTGATCCCTTGGTGGATGTACTACCGATTATTCCTCTTTTCTTCTTGGCACTCGCCTTTGTATGGCAAGCTGCCGTTGGATTTAAGTAA
- a CDS encoding cytochrome c biogenesis protein — protein MTASDSSPDTDFLSLLQEIWHQILKIIADLRLAIILLLVIALFSISGTVIEQGESLPFYQQNYPEDPALFGFLTWKVILNVGLNHVYTTWWFLSLLILFGTSLTACTFTRQFPALKAARNWQFYQKPRQFEKLALSSEVSLQSVSEVIPLLEQRGYKVFQDNNSIYARKGIVGRIGPIIVHAAMLIILGGAIWGALTGFLAQEMIPSGASFQVSNIIEAGPFSRSLIPKDWGIRVNRFWIDYTPNGDIDQFYSDLSVINNQGQELDRKTIFVNQPLRYQGVTFYQTSWGIAAVKVQINNSPVFQIPFASLKSQGENGLWGTWIPIKTDLSEGVSLLTRDLQGTMMVYDKKGDLFGAIRPGMSINIDGVTLKIYELIGSTGLQIKADPGIPFVYTGFGLLMLGVMMSYVSHSQIWVLQQGDRCYLGGKTNRAQVTFERELLAILEDLEITKHQEVKSIIEAT, from the coding sequence ATGACTGCTTCTGATTCATCGCCCGATACCGATTTTTTATCATTGCTACAAGAGATATGGCATCAAATTCTCAAAATCATTGCTGATTTACGGTTAGCGATTATTCTTTTATTAGTTATTGCGCTATTTAGTATTAGTGGAACGGTGATTGAACAAGGAGAAAGTTTACCGTTTTATCAACAAAATTATCCTGAAGATCCAGCGTTGTTTGGCTTTTTAACCTGGAAAGTTATTTTAAACGTAGGATTAAATCATGTCTATACAACTTGGTGGTTTTTATCGTTATTAATCTTATTTGGAACCAGTTTAACCGCTTGTACCTTTACCCGTCAATTTCCTGCGCTAAAAGCTGCCCGCAATTGGCAATTTTATCAGAAACCTCGTCAATTTGAAAAACTCGCTCTTAGTAGCGAAGTTTCCCTTCAATCGGTGTCTGAGGTGATTCCTTTATTAGAACAACGGGGGTATAAAGTTTTTCAAGACAATAACTCAATTTATGCTCGTAAGGGAATTGTTGGCAGAATTGGACCGATTATTGTCCATGCTGCTATGTTAATTATTCTGGGGGGAGCTATTTGGGGAGCATTAACGGGATTTTTAGCCCAAGAAATGATTCCTAGTGGAGCGAGTTTTCAGGTTAGCAATATTATTGAAGCTGGACCTTTCTCTCGTTCTTTGATTCCTAAAGATTGGGGGATTCGAGTGAATCGATTTTGGATTGATTATACTCCCAATGGCGATATTGATCAGTTTTATTCCGATCTTTCTGTGATTAACAATCAAGGACAAGAATTAGATCGGAAAACCATTTTTGTGAATCAACCTCTGCGGTATCAAGGGGTGACTTTTTATCAAACCAGTTGGGGAATTGCTGCGGTTAAAGTACAAATTAATAATAGTCCGGTTTTTCAAATTCCGTTTGCTTCTCTAAAAAGTCAGGGAGAAAATGGCCTTTGGGGAACTTGGATTCCCATTAAAACTGATTTAAGTGAAGGGGTATCTCTATTAACAAGAGACTTACAGGGAACGATGATGGTTTACGATAAAAAGGGCGATCTTTTCGGTGCAATTCGTCCAGGGATGTCTATTAATATTGATGGAGTTACGCTGAAAATTTATGAATTAATTGGCAGTACGGGATTACAAATTAAAGCCGATCCGGGTATTCCTTTTGTTTATACGGGGTTCGGTTTATTGATGCTTGGGGTGATGATGAGTTATGTCTCCCATTCTCAAATTTGGGTGTTACAACAGGGCGATCGCTGTTATCTTGGAGGCAAAACCAATCGCGCTCAAGTAACGTTTGAACGAGAATTATTAGCTATTTTAGAAGACTTAGAAATAACTAAACATCAAGAGGTAAAATCCATAATAGAGGCAACATGA